From Marinobacterium sp. LSUCC0821, a single genomic window includes:
- the glnE gene encoding bifunctional [glutamate--ammonia ligase]-adenylyl-L-tyrosine phosphorylase/[glutamate--ammonia-ligase] adenylyltransferase: MLSEDLQQLLDRQKDKVSEALTRLSPDQIPQLEQVLVGSDYVADQLQRHPDLVDQLEFHLGCYEPGYLTKKIEDQIATVESEEALSVQLRRIRRREMVRIIWRDLTRQADLNETTRVLSELADATTECALNWLHRELAKDLGEPSSQDGQPQRMVVIGMGKLGAFELNLSSDIDLIFTFPENGETQGGKRSESNHEFFTRLGKRLIRVLDAPTAEGFVFRVDMRLRPFGSSGPLVASFDAMEQYYQTQGREWERYALIKARVIAGDKAAGERLFMDLRPFVYRKYIDYSAFESLREMKGMINRENRIKGRENNVKLGAGGIREVEFIAQAFQLIRGGRDLRLQQRELMNILPLLPECVSMPQQVVDDLTQAYIYLRNTEHGIQALADKQTQELPVDSLNQQRLAYVMGEPDWPSFLENLNQFRAKVSQHFADVIAPAEESEEKHAEESDALLVALWVSEFEDSEALVNYLADIGFKQPDTTAKRLIDLRHLKTVQALQNIGQDRLLALLPLLLREIAALENCDETLERVLQLIQAIVRRSAYLVLLSENPGARAQLIRLCSASSWFAEQLAHQPVLLDELINAGQLFSPPNAEELQSELRQQLMRIPEDDMEQLMESLRYFRNAHILRVAAADITGALPLMKVSDYLTWLAEAILQAVLDIAWREMTSKYGTPQREAGVVCDQDFIVIGFGKLGGIELSYGSDLDLVFVHDAPSALSTLGGDREIANELFFTRLGQKIIHILNTYTPSGQLYEVDMRLRPSGNSGLLVSSLNAFLNYQEREAWTWEHQALVRARVVAGSSRLQKEFEAVRAKILSAHRDPVQLRTDVADMRDKMRKHLSSGENSGQFDLKQDAGGIVDIEFSVQYLVLKHAESVPALFEFTDNIRILDALESHALITTTQAETLREAYKAYRALGHRQTLQNRKGTLSDDSFAELRKEVSGVWQEIFAE; encoded by the coding sequence TTGTTAAGCGAAGATCTTCAGCAGCTATTAGATAGACAAAAAGATAAGGTTTCAGAGGCATTAACTAGATTATCTCCCGATCAAATTCCTCAGCTCGAGCAGGTGTTAGTTGGATCTGATTATGTTGCTGATCAATTACAGCGCCACCCAGATCTTGTTGATCAGTTGGAGTTCCATCTAGGCTGCTATGAGCCTGGTTATTTAACTAAGAAGATTGAAGATCAAATCGCAACGGTTGAGTCTGAAGAGGCGTTGAGTGTTCAGCTGCGACGTATTCGTCGTCGCGAAATGGTTCGCATTATCTGGCGCGACTTAACTCGCCAAGCAGATCTAAATGAAACGACTCGTGTACTCTCTGAACTTGCTGATGCGACGACAGAGTGTGCGCTTAATTGGCTTCACAGAGAGCTTGCAAAAGATTTGGGCGAGCCGAGCAGTCAGGATGGCCAGCCCCAGCGCATGGTCGTGATCGGTATGGGTAAGCTTGGTGCGTTTGAGCTGAATCTCTCCTCAGACATTGATCTGATCTTCACCTTCCCAGAAAACGGCGAAACCCAAGGCGGCAAGCGTTCTGAGTCTAATCATGAGTTTTTCACTCGACTTGGTAAGCGTTTAATTCGTGTTTTGGATGCCCCTACCGCAGAGGGTTTTGTATTTCGTGTCGATATGCGCCTGCGCCCATTTGGCTCTTCAGGCCCACTGGTCGCCAGCTTTGATGCGATGGAACAGTACTACCAGACCCAAGGGCGTGAATGGGAGCGCTATGCGCTGATTAAAGCGCGAGTGATTGCGGGCGATAAAGCGGCAGGGGAACGCCTATTTATGGACCTTCGCCCCTTCGTCTATAGAAAGTATATCGACTACAGCGCCTTTGAATCACTGCGTGAAATGAAGGGCATGATCAATCGTGAAAACCGCATCAAAGGCCGTGAAAATAATGTGAAGTTGGGGGCTGGCGGTATTCGTGAAGTGGAGTTTATCGCCCAAGCGTTTCAGCTAATACGAGGCGGTCGCGATCTGCGCCTGCAGCAGCGAGAGCTGATGAATATCCTGCCGCTTCTGCCAGAGTGTGTTTCCATGCCACAACAGGTGGTGGATGATTTAACACAAGCCTATATCTACTTGCGCAATACTGAACACGGCATTCAAGCGCTTGCCGATAAACAGACCCAAGAGTTGCCAGTTGATTCACTCAATCAACAACGGCTTGCCTATGTGATGGGTGAACCTGATTGGCCAAGTTTCCTTGAAAATCTCAACCAATTCAGAGCAAAGGTGTCTCAGCATTTTGCTGATGTGATTGCCCCTGCTGAGGAGTCTGAAGAGAAACACGCTGAAGAGAGTGACGCTCTGCTTGTCGCTTTGTGGGTGAGCGAGTTTGAGGATAGCGAAGCGCTTGTAAACTATCTCGCCGATATTGGCTTTAAACAGCCGGATACAACGGCAAAACGTCTAATCGATCTTCGCCACCTTAAAACAGTCCAAGCTCTGCAAAATATCGGGCAGGATCGTCTTCTAGCGCTGCTTCCACTACTCCTAAGAGAGATCGCAGCCCTTGAGAATTGTGATGAAACACTGGAACGAGTCCTGCAGTTGATTCAGGCAATTGTGCGACGTTCCGCTTACCTTGTGCTCTTGTCGGAAAACCCTGGAGCACGAGCGCAGTTAATTCGACTCTGTTCAGCAAGTTCGTGGTTTGCAGAACAGCTAGCGCATCAGCCTGTGCTTCTGGATGAGCTGATCAATGCAGGGCAGCTATTTTCCCCACCGAATGCTGAAGAGCTGCAGAGCGAACTTCGCCAACAACTGATGCGCATTCCTGAGGATGATATGGAGCAGTTGATGGAGTCACTGCGCTACTTCCGTAATGCTCATATATTGCGCGTCGCTGCCGCTGATATTACCGGCGCCTTACCGTTGATGAAGGTGAGCGACTATCTTACTTGGCTTGCAGAAGCCATTTTGCAGGCGGTTCTTGATATCGCTTGGCGTGAGATGACTAGCAAATATGGCACGCCGCAGAGGGAAGCTGGGGTGGTGTGCGATCAGGACTTTATAGTGATTGGATTTGGTAAGCTGGGCGGCATTGAGCTCTCTTACGGCTCTGACCTTGATCTTGTCTTTGTCCACGATGCCCCATCAGCCCTATCAACCCTTGGTGGTGATAGAGAGATTGCTAATGAGCTCTTTTTCACCCGCCTAGGGCAGAAAATTATCCACATTCTTAATACCTACACCCCTTCGGGACAGCTTTATGAAGTGGATATGCGACTTCGTCCATCTGGCAACTCTGGACTCCTGGTGAGCAGCCTAAACGCGTTTCTTAACTATCAGGAGCGAGAGGCGTGGACTTGGGAACACCAGGCCTTAGTTCGAGCTCGAGTGGTGGCTGGTTCAAGCCGGTTACAAAAAGAGTTTGAAGCAGTGCGCGCCAAAATTCTCAGTGCTCATCGTGACCCAGTGCAGCTAAGAACCGATGTGGCTGATATGCGTGACAAAATGCGAAAACATCTAAGCAGTGGTGAAAATAGCGGCCAATTCGATCTAAAACAGGATGCTGGCGGTATCGTGGATATTGAGTTTAGCGTTCAATACTTGGTCTTGAAGCATGCGGAGAGTGTGCCGGCGCTGTTTGAGTTTACCGACAACATTCGCATCTTAGACGCCTTGGAAAGTCATGCCCTGATCACTACCACACAAGCCGAAACCCTTCGTGAAGCTTATAAAGCCTACCGAGCGCTTGGACATCGCCAGACGTTACAAAACCGCAAGGGAACGCTCTCCGATGACTCCTTCGCTGAGTTGCGCAAAGAGGTGAGCGGTGTTTGGCAGGAGATATTTGCCGAGTAA